In Gammaproteobacteria bacterium, the DNA window GCTGACCAACTTCATCCTGGGCAATCACGCCCACGTGGTGGCCATCCACGAGCCACCCGAACTCGTCGAGCACCTGCGCCGGCAGGTGGCCCGGATGCACTTTCTCGAAAAAATTTGACCACCCGAAAGGGGGTGGGGAAGTGAGCCCCCTACCCATGGGTGGAAATTTGTCCGTGAAAACACGAGCATTGATGAGATCCTACTTCAAATATTGGGCTAAGGCTGGTGAAGGAGAGGAGTATCACTTGTTGCCCTATCATAGCCTGGACGTGGCTGCCTGTGCAGTGGTGCTGTTTGAGAAAGTGCCCTATTGGCAAAGGCACCTGCTGACCTTGTTGGGCAGAGAAAAAGAAGAGATAAGCACCTGGCTGAGATTTTGGGTGGCATTGCATGACCTTGGGAAATTTGCCGTTTCATTTCAGCGCTTGCGCCGGGATTTGCTGCAAAAACTTCAAGCAAAAGACAGCCAAAAGTCTTATTCCATCCGGCACGATACGCTGGGGTATTTGTTGTGGAAAGAGAGGCTTGTAAAAAAGCTTGACGAGCGTGGCCTGTTGAAGACCACTCGGCGGGCAAGATTTCAGATACCCAATCTGATCATGTCAGTGATGAGTGGTCATCACGGAAAGCCGCCAGATGAAGAAAAGAGAATCATTGGCGATTATTTTGATGAAGAAGAAGACCTGGAAGCAGCCATTGATTTTGTCGAGGATTGGTTGAACAGCTGCAAACTTGGGTGCTTGCCCCTCTTTGAAGATAGCAATCTCAAAATTGCCAGTTGGTGGATAGCAGGGCTTTGTACGTTGGCAGATTGGCTTGGTTCGAACAAGGATTTTTTTCCTTTCGAACGGACTGAAATTTCTTTGGATCACTATTGGGAAAGTGCCCTGAAGCAAGCCGGGAAAGCATTGCGAAAAACAGGATTGTCGCCAGCTGAGCCAGCTGCCAATTTTGAATTGAAAGATTGTTTTGCGAGGCCAATTCCACACTTTCATCCCACTCCGCTGCAAGCCTGGGTTGAAGATAAACAAGTAAAGAGAGGCCCTGCCCTCTACATTCTCGAGGAAGTTACGGGAAGTGGCAAGACGGAAGCTGCTTTGCTTCTGGCTTACAAGCTCATGGTGGCCAATGGAGATGCGGGAATGTATATCGGGCTCCCGACGATGGCTACTGCCAACGGTATGTACCAACGCCTTGCTGCAGGTAAGGTGCCTGTTTATCGTCGGATGTTTCAGCCCTCATTCCATCCAACCCTCGTGTTGGCTCATAGCAGGGCTGATTTCATGTCCACCTTTCACCAGTCGATAATGCCTCAGCCTCCCGAAGAACCAGCTTATGGTGATGGCACTGAGCCTGCCTCTGTTTTTTGCTCCACTTGGCTGGCCGACAGCCGTAAGAAAGCGCTTTTGGCCCATGTAGGAGTAGGTACCATCGATCAGGCCTTGTTGGCTACGCTTGCTGCCAGGCACCAATCTTTGCGTGTCCTGGGATTGCTGGGGAAAGTCTTCGTTGTAGATGAAGTTCATGCCTGTGATGCTTATATGAACAAGTTGCTCGAAAATATTCTTTGGGCACATGCACGTGGGGGTGGTACTGCCATTTTGCTTTCTGCTACTTTGCCTGAAAACCAGAAAAAAAGTTTGATAGGCGCCTTTGCAGGCGGAGCCGGTTGGGAACTTCCAGCGTTGGACTTCAATGAGCATTATCCCCTGGTCACGGAGTTAACCGAAGGCCAACTTCATCAGTATCCCCTCGAAAGCAGGGAGTCTGTCAAGAGACGGGTGGATGTTTCGTTCGTGCACGAACAGGGTGATATTCTG includes these proteins:
- the cas3 gene encoding CRISPR-associated helicase Cas3', coding for MGGNLSVKTRALMRSYFKYWAKAGEGEEYHLLPYHSLDVAACAVVLFEKVPYWQRHLLTLLGREKEEISTWLRFWVALHDLGKFAVSFQRLRRDLLQKLQAKDSQKSYSIRHDTLGYLLWKERLVKKLDERGLLKTTRRARFQIPNLIMSVMSGHHGKPPDEEKRIIGDYFDEEEDLEAAIDFVEDWLNSCKLGCLPLFEDSNLKIASWWIAGLCTLADWLGSNKDFFPFERTEISLDHYWESALKQAGKALRKTGLSPAEPAANFELKDCFARPIPHFHPTPLQAWVEDKQVKRGPALYILEEVTGSGKTEAALLLAYKLMVANGDAGMYIGLPTMATANGMYQRLAAGKVPVYRRMFQPSFHPTLVLAHSRADFMSTFHQSIMPQPPEEPAYGDGTEPASVFCSTWLADSRKKALLAHVGVGTIDQALLATLAARHQSLRVLGLLGKVFVVDEVHACDAYMNKLLENILWAHARGGGTAILLSATLPENQKKSLIGAFAGGAGWELPALDFNEHYPLVTELTEGQLHQYPLESRESVKRRVDVSFVHEQGDILDLVREKVREGKCLCWISNTVRDAQARYEFLNQNVEQATIELFHARFTLKDRISIEEQVIRNYGKHSGPDERKGRILVAT